The genomic interval CCATTACTCAGCTCGCAATCCTGAAGCCCACTTCCAGCAAGAGTTGACCACAGAAAAGTACTACGATGACATTAAGCGTGGTCGTAACAGTTTGTATTTTGATCCTTTGCGTTATCATGACTTCTGCCCCATGTCTGACGGTCTGGCAGCCTGCCTTTTGACCAGCCGCCCCCAGGATGTGCTTGTGGCGGGAGTGGGAGCCGGAACGGATATCCCCACCATTGCTGATCGGCGAACATTTACTACGTTTCCCGCCACTGTCAGGGCCTTGCGTTACACGCTTGGCATGGCTGGCCTCAAAAACCTTCAGGCCCTTGAGGGTAAAGTCCACGTCAATATGCACGACCCTTTTAATGGTTTTGGACCAGTAAACCTCGTAGACTTGGGAGTAGTTCCACGTGAACAAATGCTGGATGCTTTGTTGGACGAAAGAATAACTGGAAGAACCGGTCGATTCCCTACCAACCTTACGGGAGGACTCAAGGGGCGGGGGCACCCGCTGGGAGCCACTGGCATGATCCAGATAGTAGAAAACCATCGCATGATCCGCGATGGTAAGCTCGAAGCCGGGCTCAGCCACTCTATTGGAGGGCCCATCAACAATAACGTTGTTGTACTGTTGGAGCGCACTGGACACCACGAGCAACGCAAGCCGTTTCCATACTATCCTGCCCGGGATAAATTACCAGTGTTATCGCCAATGAAGCCCAACGGGATCAACCTGGAAACCCTTTTTGCCCGCAAAAAAGAGGTCACTGCCCGCCTTGTCAGTAGCACTACTCGACACAATTTTCGTGGTGAAAAGCCCCTTAACTCACTGCTCCTTTTTAGCGCAAAAATTGAAAAAAACGAATATCGCTTTCTGACTGCAGTCGACCCCCAAGCGCTGCATTCCCTTTTGCCCTTGGAGCCAGGTGACCGCATAACCCTGCAGCGTCATGATGACCACATTACCATTAACGACATTCCCGTACGTCGATTCTACCGTAAAACGGTTGCCGGAATCATGGAGTTGGCGGATACGACTTTTCGCCGCTTTAAAACAGGAAGAAAAGAGCATGAAGATCGGTAAGTAATTAGTGGCAAAGGATGAACTCCCATGGCGTTGACTGCTACGATTTGCGCAACGGCTTCTTTTTTCAGCGAATTGTGATTTCCGAACCCATGGGAGTAACTCTGCACACTGCAATAGATCTTTTTTTCCTGCTTGCGCAGGTGGACAATGCAATTGATTTGTCCCTTGCGGTGAATTAACGCGGTAACCAAAAGGTTGAGCCCATATTTCCCCTTGCAATTCCATTGGGAATTCACTAGATTTTTTTACGTTTGGCCCTATAGCTCAGGTGGATAGAGCACCGGTTTCCTAAACCGGGTTAGCCCAGGTTCGAGTCCTGGTAGGGCCACCATTTACTTTCTAGACAATAATGTACCTATTTTTAGCTAGTATTTATTTTTGGCCATATTAAATAATTGAAGGGAGTGGTATGCCCTTTGAATTGCTCATCTAATCTGGGGTTCTAAGGTGAAGTATCACTTTACTCCTTCCTTGAGATTAGTCATGTGCTCATAGCATTTGATATAGATGTTCTCGTATTTTTATACTGCGCCAAAGTCGTTCTCCATAAACATTGTCAAGGGCTTTGCCTTTGCCATCCATATTGAGCAACTCCTTCATAGTTGCGGTCTGCTTTTCGGTCTGGTCGCTTTACGATGGTCCGTAGTATCACGTCACACCTAACCGTGAATAGCTACAGTCACTACAGTGAAAAGTTGTCAGCACCTGTCAGCTCTTCTCTGTCTGCAACGCCGCATCCTGCAAAATGCGGATAAGATCGTTCTTGTTAATCGGCTTTACCAGCATCGCGTCGGCACGGGGCACCAAGTGGTTTTCGTCATTAAAAGCAGTGACGACTATGACCGGTCGCTCTGGTGTCTGATCCTTCATTATATCCAGCATGCGCATGCCGCTCATGACCGGCATCTCCAGATCAGTGACCACTATATCTGGCTGGTGCTGGGCACACTTGTCCAAACCATCTTGACCATTAATTGCCTGATAGACCTTGCTGGTGCGAAAACCAATCAGGCGGGAAAGGTAATGAAGCGTTATATGGTCGTCTTCAACCACCAGCACAGTTTTCTTTTTTAGTAGTTGACCAGTATCCATGATACTCTCCTAACAAGTTGCTGAAAAAGCTTTATCTGCCGAGTTATTCGCAGTTGCTCGTCACTGCGACGTACTTCATGTACACCTTGCTCTGCGAGCGACTTGCACCGGAAGAACTTTCATTAGTATGACCGAATGTTTGCGCACTGGCTCCTCTAAGTGCTTGTTGATATAGGGTTTGCAGCAGTTAGATCTCTGTCGCACAGATTGCCACTGTGAATTAGTTTCATCACTGGTGCTTTGTGCCGAGATTGTTCACAGGTAGTGCCACTCATCCACCTATCGCAGGAGGGAGATGTCTTGCCGCTATGTTAGCTTTTCTTAATCATTACCGGTGTAGAGGAGTCCCTGCTCGGCGCGGGCTTTCAGCTGAAATTGAGCTGTCTGCGACCCCAGGGTGTCAGCAATTCGACTCAACTCATCGGCGGCAATGGTAATGTCCTGGGCCAGTTGGGCATTACCATTGGCAATTCCCTGGACGCTCTCCACATTGCCGGCAATCTGACTGGTGGTGGCGGCCTGCTCCTGTGCTGCTGCGGCAATCTGGCTGGTCATGTCGGCCAGATCGTCTGCCAGTCGGGTAATATCTTGGAGGCGCTCACCAGCGATATTGGCCGTATCGCGCCCCTCGTCAACAAGCTCCACACTCTGGGCGATACTCTTGACGGCCTGGCGGGCCTGAGTCTCTAGTTCGGCAATCTTGCTGTTGATCTCTGCGGTTGACTCCTGGGTGCGCTCGGCCAGCTTGCGTACCTCATCTGCTACCACGGCAAAGCCGCGACCTGAGTCACCGGCGCGAGCTGCTTCTATAGCGGCATTGAGTGCCAGCAGATTAGTCTGGTCAGCAATGTCATCTATCACGCCGGTAAACTCACTAATTTCCCCGACGGCATCACCGAGGGACCCTACCGATTCCGCAGACTCATGGACATTGGTGGCAATATGCTGAATTTTTTCAATAGTATGCTGCACTGCTACATTGCCAGCGCTGCTTGCCTCAAGGGTGCTTTGGGCATGCTCTGACGAGCTATGTATGTTCTGGGCAATTTGATCGACGGTGGAACTCATCTGGTGTGTTGCTGCTGCCAGCTCACTGGTGGCGTTGGATTGACTCTCAGCTCCGCTTGTAAGTTGCTGGGCCGTATCGGACATAGTGACGGACTTAGCCGAGAGGTTGTTAACGGCATGATTAATTTGATGCAGCGCACGGCTTAACTCTTCTCCCATGCGATTGAAGGCTTGGGCCAGCTGCCCAAACTCATCATTTGTGTTCACGGGCAGCTCCTGGCGGAAATCTCCATCGGCAATGGTGCTGGCGCTCTGCACCGTAAGCTGTATGGGTGGAGTGACCACATACCTGAGCAGAAAGTAAACAGTTACGACAATAGCTACAATACTCGCCACCATGGTAAAGAGCATGAAGCCGATGATACGGTTTGAGGACTCAAAGGCCTGGTTGAAGCGTTCCATGGGCATGCCGACAACGTGAAGACCGATTTCGTTGTCCTCAAAATCGACAAGGGGCGCGAAGGTGACAAAGAACTTCTCTGTCATGTCGTAGCCGTGTTGCTGCAGGTGCTGGTAATCTACCTGATCGGCAAAGGCAAAGGTTTCGTTATTAAACCAATTATCGTTTATGGCAGTAAAGGGGCCAACCTTGCGATTGTCAGCCAACCCTGGGCTTGCCCGCAGACCCTGCTCGTTCAGCAGTACAATATAGCGGTCACCACGGGACTGGAAGTCACGGCTGATACTACCAAAGCCGGTCGATATTTCTATAGCTCCAATGTAGTTGCCGGCACGGAATATTGGAGCCAAAGCCCGCAAGGTTATAGCGCGGGCTCCCGGCTCAAGGGCGGTAAAGGGAACCCGTTCCTGCATGATGCGCTGTGCCGTGGGGCGAAACGACGCTAAGTCATCACCGTAAAAGTCGGGGGCAAAGGTGCGCAGATAGGTGTGACCATCGCTGTCATGGATTTGCACGCGCAGGTTGTTGGTTTCTGTATGGTCGGCAAAGCTTTGCGACAGTTCGCTCAGCTCATGCAGCACGCGATCCCGCTCCCGATCCCCAAGTATGATTCCCCTGTGAATACTCTGGTTGGAGGCCAAGGTCATAGCAATACTCAAGGTTTCCTGTTCTTTTTCTGTCTGGGCATCCATACTTGCCTGCTGCAACTGCTGGGCGATTTCGGCGATACGCTGCTGAGTAAAGCGATTTTGCTCTGAGTTAATCAGCAGCAGGGCTCCTGCCAAAAAGAGAACACCGACTGCGAGAACCAGAATCATAAACTTGACTTTCATGGAAATGGACTTCATATCAAAACCTTTCTAGAGAGAGTGTCAGCAGAGTTTCTTTGCCGATTTTCTGAAAATACCTGCGCCAGACAGGTAGTGAAAAATTATTCTGGTGTAAATCGCTCGCTGTGTGTGATCGTTTAGCGAGGGGCACCATAGGTGAAAGAATTTTTAGCAGGCTGCTGAAAAACCTCCGTGTGCGGTGTTGCTCACGGTCGCTCGTCACTGCGACGTATTCCAAGTAAGCCTTATTCCTTGCTCTGCGAGCGCCTTGCACCTGAAGGATTTTTCATTTGCCTGTCGACAGAGAGTATTTCAGCATGCTGTTAGCGTGGAATAATCTGTTCCAAAGGTATATTCCACTTTTGCGGGTCTTCAAAGTTGACGACCTTGAGTTCGGAGTGAGATTCATTTTGCAGGTTGATAACGCGAGGTTTGACCGGACGGCGGTTTTCTATGTCAAAAATCTGTCGCACCGTGGGGTGCAGGGTGCGGGCTTCATCGGTCTCCAGTACCACTGCTAGATACTGGTTGCTTAATCTGACCAGGCTGCCGGGTGGGTATATACCGACACACTTGATAAACTGCTGGA from Desulfurispira natronophila carries:
- a CDS encoding thiolase family protein; the encoded protein is MQPFRPKPVYIADSFMLPVGKYDGKHRDNKSFFELITSLHSFIDQASIDRREIDAVIVGSQNPFAFNQVDNVAAKVAGALGISGVKSILIDTASSSGASSFEEAYLEVASGRHENVLTIGVQKMSDTPTENATNIIAGVIDREEAEFGLTMPACGAMVAKSIMAEFGLSADEWTRYSARLSERAHHYSARNPEAHFQQELTTEKYYDDIKRGRNSLYFDPLRYHDFCPMSDGLAACLLTSRPQDVLVAGVGAGTDIPTIADRRTFTTFPATVRALRYTLGMAGLKNLQALEGKVHVNMHDPFNGFGPVNLVDLGVVPREQMLDALLDERITGRTGRFPTNLTGGLKGRGHPLGATGMIQIVENHRMIRDGKLEAGLSHSIGGPINNNVVVLLERTGHHEQRKPFPYYPARDKLPVLSPMKPNGINLETLFARKKEVTARLVSSTTRHNFRGEKPLNSLLLFSAKIEKNEYRFLTAVDPQALHSLLPLEPGDRITLQRHDDHITINDIPVRRFYRKTVAGIMELADTTFRRFKTGRKEHEDR
- a CDS encoding response regulator, with product MDTGQLLKKKTVLVVEDDHITLHYLSRLIGFRTSKVYQAINGQDGLDKCAQHQPDIVVTDLEMPVMSGMRMLDIMKDQTPERPVIVVTAFNDENHLVPRADAMLVKPINKNDLIRILQDAALQTEKS
- a CDS encoding methyl-accepting chemotaxis protein; the encoded protein is MKSISMKVKFMILVLAVGVLFLAGALLLINSEQNRFTQQRIAEIAQQLQQASMDAQTEKEQETLSIAMTLASNQSIHRGIILGDRERDRVLHELSELSQSFADHTETNNLRVQIHDSDGHTYLRTFAPDFYGDDLASFRPTAQRIMQERVPFTALEPGARAITLRALAPIFRAGNYIGAIEISTGFGSISRDFQSRGDRYIVLLNEQGLRASPGLADNRKVGPFTAINDNWFNNETFAFADQVDYQHLQQHGYDMTEKFFVTFAPLVDFEDNEIGLHVVGMPMERFNQAFESSNRIIGFMLFTMVASIVAIVVTVYFLLRYVVTPPIQLTVQSASTIADGDFRQELPVNTNDEFGQLAQAFNRMGEELSRALHQINHAVNNLSAKSVTMSDTAQQLTSGAESQSNATSELAAATHQMSSTVDQIAQNIHSSSEHAQSTLEASSAGNVAVQHTIEKIQHIATNVHESAESVGSLGDAVGEISEFTGVIDDIADQTNLLALNAAIEAARAGDSGRGFAVVADEVRKLAERTQESTAEINSKIAELETQARQAVKSIAQSVELVDEGRDTANIAGERLQDITRLADDLADMTSQIAAAAQEQAATTSQIAGNVESVQGIANGNAQLAQDITIAADELSRIADTLGSQTAQFQLKARAEQGLLYTGND